The genomic region TCTCGGACAAGCAGGTCATGGAATACGACCGAAACACCCTGTCCAAGGCCATCACCAACGCGGCCAAGGCTCATTCCCAAGGCGTGGAAGTGCAGCTCCAGGCCCGGCCATTCGCGGGCTGGGATTTCTTCGGCAGCGCCGGATACAACGAATCGCGCTTCGACGATTTCACGGCCACCCAGTGGAACGAAACCCAGACCGCCCTGATCGAAAAGGACTACAAGGACAACTTTCTGCCCAACGCTCCCCGCTACACCTACAGCCTGGGCGCGCAGTACCGGGCCGAGAACGGATTCTTCGCTCGCGCCGATCTGACCGGTTCCGGGCGCTTCCACGGCGACGAGGAAAACCTGACCACCCAGAAAGCCTACCGCACCGTCAACCTGCGCCTGGGCTA from Deltaproteobacteria bacterium harbors:
- a CDS encoding TonB-dependent receptor — its product is DTLTFDPEYSWNYELGLKTQWFGGRLLANAALFYIDISDKQVMEYDRNTLSKAITNAAKAHSQGVEVQLQARPFAGWDFFGSAGYNESRFDDFTATQWNETQTALIEKDYKDNFLPNAPRYTYSLGAQYRAENGFFARADLTGSGRFHGDEENLTTQKAYRTVNLRLGYEWDNWGFYLWGKNIFDEEYCTFVTPFEDTTICLDGEPRAIGATLTWNF